A single region of the Triticum dicoccoides isolate Atlit2015 ecotype Zavitan chromosome 2B, WEW_v2.0, whole genome shotgun sequence genome encodes:
- the LOC119366123 gene encoding uncharacterized protein LOC119366123, with translation MKIMQFAFRRIRSLLSSDAKCLKPCLSRHSSTFENFDTYPVSNAIWHSREVDMKDLGDPVNFFGRNRMFDSILYNKLVGRPKSKDGRKINPYLAKIIKMNPKMVSEIFAYALRSLAVITVENHRRGVPLGAAVELSNLRISYSCGKFVLLNILPKSPGYKGLTLQQRCNDWIAIRDLVKKLVEKVCGSGVQYPVDFAHWLEKLGEPQPPIFLILYHTVFLRSNARFYYHVSMDQFCRKEPRGKFNMIMNDSDLHEMLREIGDLRDLLNLAELNEFLKCCIAGDDGTQAAAAKYPKGGQPSNGTGQQGQAPPATGQQGQPPAATGQQGQPPAATGQQGQAPPATGQQGQAPQPAARGGQSQTFTSSNAPPQGQPSQAQGNSIPQGQAFQTQDPHALLQQARLKGGYTLVAVHRNSPVHSKIDVESPSNYSDRLFHVPSLRPYSS, from the exons ATGAAGATTATGCAGTTTGCTTTCCGGAGGATACGTTCCCTACTTTCATCTGATGCAAAGTGTCTTAAGCCGTGTTTGTCTCGTCACTCTTCTACCTTTGAAAATTTTGATACTTATCCAGTGAGTAATGCAAT TTGGCATTCTAGGGAGGTCgacatgaaggatcttggagatccTGTCAATTTCTTTGGCAGGAACCGAATGTTTGATTCAATATTATACAACAAGCTTGTAGGCAGACCTAAAAGCAAGGACGGAAGGAAGATCAATCCTTATCTTGCCAAGATTATCAAGATGAACCCAAAAATGGTTTCTGAAATATTTGCTTATGCACTGAGATCATTGGCGGTTATTACTGTGGAAAACCATCGGAGGGGGGTTCCTTTAGGTGCTGCTGTGGAGCTATCTAACCTGAGGATCTCTTATTCTTGTGGTAAGTTTGTCTTGCTCAATATCCTGCCAAAGTCACCTGGCTATAAGGGGTTGACTCTGCAACAGAGATGTAATGATTGGATAGCAATAAGAGATCTTGTGAAGAAGTTGGTAGAGAAGGTTTGCGGGAGTGGTGTTCAATATCCTGTGGATTTTGCCCACTGGCTTGAGAAGTTGGGTGAACCTCAGCCACCAATATTCCTGATACTATATCATACCGTGTTCCTAAGATCGAATGCCCGTTTCTATTATCATGTTTCAATGGATCAGTTCTGCAGGAAGGAGCCAAGGGGCAAGTTCAACATGATTATGAATGATTCTGATTTGCATGAGATGCTGAGAGAGATAGGTGACCTTAGAGATCTGTTAAACCTTGCCGAACTGAATGAGTTTCTAAAGTGCTGTATAGCAGGTGACGATGGAACTCAAGCAGCTGCAGCTAAATATCCAAAGGGCGGGCAACCAAGCAATGGTACAGGCCAGCAGGGTCAAGCACCACCAGCCACAGGCCAGCAGGGTCAACCACCAGCAGCCACAGGCCAGCAGGGTCAACCACCAGCAGCCACAGGCCAGCAGGGTCAAGCACCACCAGCCACAGGCCAGCAGGGTCAAGCACCACAACCAGCTGCTCGAGGTGGCCAGAGTCAAACATTCACTTCAAGTAATGCTCCACCACAAGGTCAGCCATCTCAAGCCCAAGGGAACTCAATCCCACAAGGACAGGCATTTCAAACTCAGGACCCTCATGCACTGCTTCAGCAGGCCAGACTCAAAGGTGGGTACACCTTGGTTGCTGTCCACCGCAACAGCCCTGTGCATTCAAAGATCGATGTTGAATCGCCGAGCAATTATTCAGATCGTCTATTTCACGTTCCTTCCCTTCGACCATACAGTTCTTGA
- the LOC119366124 gene encoding 3-oxoacyl-[acyl-carrier-protein] synthase III, chloroplastic-like — protein sequence MVAASGIAPPRAAAVSTCARARAGHRPGFLRSPPVPAPAKASVRCCASAVDDSVVAPAAPRPRLPRVVGMGSKLIGSGSATPSLCISNDDLSKFVETSDEWIAARTGIRNRRVLSGGETLGGLSVKAAQRALEMAQVRPEDVDLVLFCTSTPDDLFGGAGQVLAEVGCTNAFGFDITAACSGFIVGLITATRFIKGGGIQNVLVVGADALSQYVDWTDRGTCILFGDAAGAVLVQSCNADEDGLLGFCVQSDGHGQKHLHCSSSNADSILSKTNGVPGFPPKKTNFSCIEMNGKEVFRFAVRCVPQSIEKALEEAGLPASSIDWLLLHQANQRIIDAAASRLSIPSEKVISNLANYGNTSAASIPLALDEAVRGGKVKAGDIIAASGFGAGLTWGSAIVKWG from the exons ATGGTCGCCGCCTCCGGCATCGCGCCGCCGCGGGCCGCGGCGGTATCCACCTGCGCGCGGGCCCGCGCAGGCCACCGGCCCGGCTTCCTCCGATCCCCTCCGGTGCCCGCACCCGCTAAGGCCTCCGTCCGGTGCTGCGCCTCCGCCGTCGACGACAGCGTGGTCGCGCCGGCCGCGCCCAGGCCCCGCCTCCCCAG GGTGGTTGGCATGGGCTCAAAGCTCATCGGAAGCGGATCGGCCACCCCATCACTTTGTATTTCAAATGACGACCTTTCAAAATTTGTTGAAACGTCCGATGAATGGATCGCTGCGCGGACTGGGATTCGGAACAGGCGGGTTCTTTCAG GAGGCGAAACACTGGGAGGGCTTTCAGTAAAGGCAGCACAAAGGGCACTTGAGATGGCCCAAGTAAGACCTGAAGATGTTGACCTTGTTCTCTTTTGCACATCTACTCCAGACGATCTCTTTGGCGGTGCTGGTCAG GTGCTGGCGGAGGTGGGGTGCACAAATGCATTTGGCTTTGATATCACTGCTGCCTGTAGTGGATTCATTGTTGGTTTAATTACAGCTACTCGTTTTATCAAAG GTGGAGGTATTCAAAATGTCCTTGTAGTTGGTGCAGATGCTCTTTCACAATATGTGGATTGGACAGATAGAGGTACATGCATCCTCTTTGGCGATGCTGCTGGTGCTGTTTTGGTCCAG TCATGCAATGCTGATGAAGATGGTTTGCTAGGTTTTTGCGTGCAAAGTGATGGCCATGGGCAAAA GCACCTGCATTGTTCGTCGTCGAACGCTGACTCGATCTTATCCAAGACCAATGGTGTCCCTGGCTTCCCACCAAAGAAGACCAACTTTTCTTGCATCGAAATGAACGGAAAGGAGGTTTTCCGCTTTGCTGTACGTTGTGTTCCACAGTCCATCGAGAAGGCGCTAGAGGAGGCCGGCCTACCTGCCTCCAGTATAGATTGGCTGTTGCTTCACCAA GCTAACCAGCGGATCATCGATGCCGCTGCCAGTCGGTTATCTATCCCATCGGAAAAAGTCATCTCAAACCTTGCCAATTACGGCAATACCAGCGCGGCATCCATCCCATTAGCACTGGATGAGGCTGTTCGCGGCGGGAAGGTGAAGGCGGGCGACATCATCGCAGCATCTGGCTTCGGAGCTGGACTCACCTGGGGTTCGGCTATCGTCAAATGGGGTTAA